One Lytechinus variegatus isolate NC3 chromosome 11, Lvar_3.0, whole genome shotgun sequence DNA segment encodes these proteins:
- the LOC121423621 gene encoding uncharacterized protein LOC121423621 isoform X1, whose translation MDSSSSDEEINPYLQHYFQPGDQSSSPGQQLDQGEWLDASSGPPTSTGAESSVAVQRGRGRGRGRGRGRGRGRGSNRVRGQGPRSRGRGRGINRDAGAGGSSSGQTSRSRPIARQTGIFGRQVQTHIVERREERLQELRELILNFTLEEIQQLMLSVAERNSGMLLDLMRAPPEPEQQPQPPENLLPGWCVCTNCRPMRRDVEMVCCGLQPVNCISLTEHFAAILDPFVVNLQRRGAREAHNLEDDNQAPGAEHNRIRWQVYRSYTLWQHGRLGAGNRVVIPSCVVSRTRSRYPDPNDHYTGFHHAFLCKLK comes from the exons ATGGATTCATCTTCAAGTGATGAGGAGATAAATCCATATCTACAACATTACTTCCAACCCGGAGACCAGTCG TCGTCTCCAGGACAGCAACTTGATCAGGGAGAGTGGTTGGATGCATCTAGTGGGCCTCCTACTAGTACTGGCGCTGAGTCATCAGTGGCAGTACAACGGGGGCGCGGACGAGGGCGCGGACGAGGTCGCGGACGAGGTCGCGGACGTGGTTCGAATCGAGTGAGAGGCCAAGGACCAAGGTCCAGAGGACGCGGTCGGGGGATCAATCGCGATGCTGGAGCCGGAGGATCGAGCTCTGGACAAACATCTCGGAGCAGGCCGATTGCTCGACAGACAGGTATATTCGGTCGCCAAGTCCAAACACATATCGTTGAACGTCGTGAAGAGCGACTCCAAGAACTGCGG GAGCTTATTCTCAACTTTACCTTGGAAGAAATTCAGCAGTTAATGCTCAGTGTAGCTGAGCGTAATAGTGGTATGCTGCTTGATCTCATGAGAGCACCCCCTGAACCAGAGCAGCAACCACAACCACCTGAAAATTTGTTGCCGGGATGGTGCGTCTGCACAAATTGTAGGCCAATGCGGCGAGATGTTGAGATGGTGTGCTGTGGGCTCCAGCCAGTAAATTGTATTTCACTTACAGAG CACTTTGCAGCAATTCTAGACCCTTTTGTGGTCAACCTTCAGAGACGAGGTGCCCGTGAAGCTCACAATCTAGAAGATGACAATCAGGCACCTGGTGCAGAGCACAACCGGATCAGGTGGCAAGTCTATCGGTCATATACTTTGTGGCAGCATGGACGTCTCGGTGCTGGGAATAGGGTTGTTATTCCAAGTTGTGTTGTGAGCCGTACAAGATCTCGCTACCCAGATCCCAATGACCACTACACAGGTTTCCATCATGCATTCTTGTGTAAGTTAAAATAA
- the LOC121423621 gene encoding uncharacterized protein LOC121423621 isoform X2 gives MDSSSSDEEINPYLQHYFQPGDQSSSPGQQLDQGEWLDASSGPPTSTGAESSVAVQRGRGRGRGRGRGRGRGRGSNRVRGQGPRSRGRGRGINRDAGAGGSSSGQTSRSRPIARQTGIFGRQVQTHIVERREERLQELRELILNFTLEEIQQLMLSVAERNSGMLLDLMRAPPEPEQQPQPPENLLPGWCVCTNCRPMRRDVEMVCCGLQPVNCISLTEHFAAILDPFVVNLQRRGAREAHNLEDDNQAPGAEHNRIRWQVYRSYTLWQHGRLGAGNRVVIPSCVVSRTRSRYPDPNDHYTGFHHAFL, from the exons ATGGATTCATCTTCAAGTGATGAGGAGATAAATCCATATCTACAACATTACTTCCAACCCGGAGACCAGTCG TCGTCTCCAGGACAGCAACTTGATCAGGGAGAGTGGTTGGATGCATCTAGTGGGCCTCCTACTAGTACTGGCGCTGAGTCATCAGTGGCAGTACAACGGGGGCGCGGACGAGGGCGCGGACGAGGTCGCGGACGAGGTCGCGGACGTGGTTCGAATCGAGTGAGAGGCCAAGGACCAAGGTCCAGAGGACGCGGTCGGGGGATCAATCGCGATGCTGGAGCCGGAGGATCGAGCTCTGGACAAACATCTCGGAGCAGGCCGATTGCTCGACAGACAGGTATATTCGGTCGCCAAGTCCAAACACATATCGTTGAACGTCGTGAAGAGCGACTCCAAGAACTGCGG GAGCTTATTCTCAACTTTACCTTGGAAGAAATTCAGCAGTTAATGCTCAGTGTAGCTGAGCGTAATAGTGGTATGCTGCTTGATCTCATGAGAGCACCCCCTGAACCAGAGCAGCAACCACAACCACCTGAAAATTTGTTGCCGGGATGGTGCGTCTGCACAAATTGTAGGCCAATGCGGCGAGATGTTGAGATGGTGTGCTGTGGGCTCCAGCCAGTAAATTGTATTTCACTTACAGAG CACTTTGCAGCAATTCTAGACCCTTTTGTGGTCAACCTTCAGAGACGAGGTGCCCGTGAAGCTCACAATCTAGAAGATGACAATCAGGCACCTGGTGCAGAGCACAACCGGATCAGGTGGCAAGTCTATCGGTCATATACTTTGTGGCAGCATGGACGTCTCGGTGCTGGGAATAGGGTTGTTATTCCAAGTTGTGTTGTGAGCCGTACAAGATCTCGCTACCCAGATCCCAATGACCACTACACAGGTTTCCATCATGCATTCTTGT ga
- the LOC121423620 gene encoding uncharacterized protein LOC121423620 has product MHGQTVNITFSATEPTYHFSLHCFFDLHYLHCHFTALIAGSNGSRSMDQEVKVRLKRRKTDSEKKAMRRERNKRYGQKTFQVPVELTKELRRIGEVEGLSSDRDVLSHLVSMYNKVQEEQSRNSEENLDVTTPRHKEVGTPLSAKSIPFFNSPLVPRMEQRTQRIPESQSDRSGTSISGIEEMSMSDMEPIAELESPQNQDRPKFPDEMTDQESMQNHEQSENDFEAIEEGDFIYPLDTESEEEDVELWHPSYYQERAIAKTLPRIDVEEEVFGIESEAEEEEEEERETRTVSGLHKTLLTGQEAEKARLFLASEGALKALAIEARKMCKVCEEPNQVTVNPSGTSGHIEWTCSNGHKDKFCIQEMINRTHVGDVKLATSIVVSGNNFLKVRHMLEVMGLHPISSRLFHSMQSHYIFPEVEDTFNNYLSEKGNELKEKHVVVCGDARNDSPGFSAQYCTYTLLEEETKDIVHVEFMDKREAGDKSPNMEPLALERALEAVKAKGVSLSELVTDAHSTIAAMIKRDYPELRHSWDIWHGAKNLAKKLTKAASTAKTKPLRYWVKRLVNHFWHCAETCEGKVDLFYSKWRGIVHHVCNKHEWLLTEGLGGEPRCEHGDIEEREEWLLPGSPPHKALVRLVMDKKFLNTLVKFVNFRHTGELEVLHNHILMYCSKRYSFGYAAYRARNLLAMIDYQEHKDRPLALKENGDPKLRAKWSKHASDWVTIKVRTAKKYTYMPGMVSRILERRCRDDQPLHRPAVMLPNDPRQIRRSLAPLPRPPMENLLEKKKSRFN; this is encoded by the exons ATGCATGGTCAAACCGTAAACATTACATTCAGCGCCACGGAACCCACGTATCACTTCTCACTGCACTGCTTCTTCGATCTGCATTACTTACATTGTCATTTTACTGCCTTAATTGCCGGTTCAAACGGTAGTCGAAGTATGGACCAGGAGGTGAAAGTTCgcttgaaaagaagaaaaacagactCTGAAAAAAAGGCGATGAGGAGAGAGCGCAACAAAAGATACGGTCAGAAAACATTTCAGGTTCCAGTTGAACTCACGAAGGAGCTTAGGAGAATCGGCGAAGTGGAAGGGTTGTCATCCGACAGGGACGTTCTATCCCATCTCGTATCTAT GTACAACAAGGTACAAGAAGAGCAGTCCCGAAATTCAGAAGA AAATCTTGATGTTACAACTCCTCGTCATAAAGAAGTCGGCACTCCATTGTCCGCAAAGAG CATTCCATTCTTCAACTCCCCACTAGTACCCAGAATGGAACA GAGAACACAACGCATTCCAGAGTCACAGTCAGACAG GTCTGGAACATCAATATCCGGGATAGAAGAAATGAGCATGAGTGACATGGAGCCAATAGCAGAGTTGGAAAGTCCACAAAATCAAGATAG ACCTAAGTTTCCTGATGAAATGACAGATCAAGAGAGTATGCAGAACCATGAACAATCTGA AAATGATTTTGAAGCCATAGAAGAGGGGGATTTCATTTACCCACTTGATACAGAGTCGGAAGAGGAAGATGTAGAGCTCTGGCATCCATCTTACTATCAAGAGAG AGCCATTGCCAAGACCCTGCCACGCATAGATGTGGAGGAGGAGGTTTTTGGCATTGAGAGTGAAgcagaggaggaggaggaggaggagcgTGAAACAAGAACTGTATCCGGCCTCCACAAAACCCTGTTGACCGGGCAGGAGGCAGAGAAAGCGAGATTGTTTCTGGCTTCAGAGGGAGCTCTTAAGGCACTTGCAATAGAGGCCAGGAAAATGTGCAAAGTGTGCGAGGAGCCTAATCAGGTGACCGTTAATCCATCGGGCACATCAGGGCACATTGAGTGG ACTTGCAGCAATGGTcacaaggataaattttgcatacAGGAGATGATAAATAGAACCCATGTAGGGGATGTCAAATTAGCCACCTCCATAGTTGTATCAGGGAACAATTTCCTGAAAGTTCGGCACATGTTGGAGGTGATGGGCCTGCATCCTATCTCCAGCAGGCTCTTCCACTCAATGCAGAGCCACTACATTTTCCCAGAAGTGGAGGACACCTTCAATAACTATTTGAGTGAGAAGGGCAATGAACTGAAGGAGAAACATGTAGTGGTGTGTG gTGATGCGAGGAATGACTCGCCTGGATTTAGTGCGCAGTACTGCACGTACACGCTTTTGGAGGAGGAGACGAAGGACATTGTCCATGTGGAGTTCATGGACAAGCGGGAGGCAGGGGACAAGAGTCCAAACATGGAGCCTCTTGCTCTGGAGCGTGCTTTGGAGGCTGTAAAGGCGAAAGGTGTCAGCCTCTCGGAGCTTGTGACGGATGCTCACAGCACAATTGCTGCAATGATCA AGAGGGATTACCCAGAACTGAGGCACAGTTGGGATATATGGCATGGTGCAAAAAATCTTGCCAAGAAGTTAACCAAG GCCGCAAGTACAGCAAAGACAAAACCACTCAGGTATTGGGTGAAACGCCTTGTGAATCACTTCTGGCATTGTGCTGAGACATGCGAGGGCAAGGTAGACCTATTTTAC agcaaGTGGCGAGGAATAGTGCATCATGTTTGTAACAAGCATGAGTGGCTGTTGACTGAAGGCCTCGGGGGAGAGCCACGATGTGAGCATGGCGATATCGAAGAAAGGGAGGAGTGGCTCCTGCCAGGTTCACCGCCCCACAAGGCTCTTGTCCGATTAGTGATGGACAAGAAGTTCTTGAATACTCTGGTGAAATTTGTGAACTTCAG ACATACAGGAGAGCTAGAGGTACTACATAACCATATTCTGATGTATTGTTCGAAGAGATATTCATTTGG TTATGCAGCATACAGGGCCCGCAATCTTCTCGCTATGATAGATTATCAAGAACACAAGGACAGACCGCTAGCACTAAAGGAGAATGGAGATCCAAA ATTGCGAGCTAAATGGTCCAAGCATGCAAGTGACTGGGTGACCATCAAGGTCCGAACTGCTAAGAAGTACACTTATATGCCAGGGATGGTGAGTCGCATCCTAGAACGGAGATGCCGAGATGATCAACCTCTGCATCGGCCAGCAGTAATGCTTCCAAATGACCCAAGGCAGATCCGTAGAAGTCTGGCACCACTTCCAAGGCCACCGATGGAAAACCtccttgagaaaaaaaagagcagGTTTAATTAG